From Microbacterium sp. LWH11-1.2, one genomic window encodes:
- the scpB gene encoding SMC-Scp complex subunit ScpB — translation MTDDTSTTDSAVEETVRDTPLSERIEAILLIVDEPIGLMALAAAVGSPVPAVRQTLETLVDDYDGRGHGPRRGFELREVGGGWRLYVREDHDGLVAEFIGGQAPARLSQAALETLAVIAYKQPVTRSQVASIRAVNVDSVVRTLLARGLITELFADSETGAINYGTSDALLQHLGINSLDELPPISPLLDDGADGFDEGTIR, via the coding sequence ATGACCGATGACACCTCCACGACGGACTCCGCGGTCGAGGAGACCGTCCGCGACACCCCGCTCTCCGAGCGCATCGAGGCGATCCTGCTGATCGTGGACGAGCCGATCGGCCTGATGGCGCTGGCCGCCGCCGTCGGATCACCGGTGCCCGCCGTCCGGCAGACGCTCGAGACGCTCGTCGACGACTACGACGGGCGAGGGCACGGCCCGCGCCGCGGATTCGAGCTGCGCGAGGTCGGCGGAGGCTGGCGGCTCTACGTGCGCGAGGACCATGACGGCCTCGTCGCCGAGTTCATCGGCGGGCAGGCGCCGGCCCGTCTGTCGCAGGCGGCGCTCGAGACCCTCGCCGTGATCGCCTACAAGCAGCCCGTGACGCGCAGCCAGGTCGCCTCGATCCGCGCGGTGAACGTGGACTCCGTGGTGCGCACCCTGCTCGCCCGCGGTCTCATCACCGAGCTGTTCGCCGACTCCGAGACCGGAGCGATCAACTACGGCACCTCCGACGCGCTCCTGCAGCACCTGGGCATCAACTCGCTCGACGAGCTGCCCCCGATCTCTCCGCTGCTCGACGACGGCGCTGACGGCTTCGACGAAGGGACCATCCGATGA
- a CDS encoding prephenate dehydrogenase, with protein sequence MTDTTSAPTARKAGVVAPRLSGTVRIVGAGLLGASVGHALRAKGIDVVLTDASPAQLRLAVDYGAGRLAADDDAPSLIVVAVPPDVTADVIEAELARYPDAVVTDVASVKLEPFRTLQARGVDLTRYIGSHPLAGRERGGAISARADLFIGRPWVVCRDEDTKAADLALVEALALDVGAMPLEMTPEEHDRSVALTSHVPQVVASLLAARLAGAEEGALRLAGQGVRDTTRIAASAPELWVQILGANAGPVVEILDALAADLGEISDALREPGAPGARRVVAETIRQGNDGVDRLPGKHGQNRRFESLIVMIDDTPGQLGRLFGELGELGVNVEDLRLEHSPGAQFGLAEISVEPATLHGAITGLEERGWRIAGNTND encoded by the coding sequence GTGACCGATACGACGAGTGCGCCCACGGCGCGGAAGGCCGGCGTCGTCGCGCCTCGGCTCTCCGGCACCGTCCGCATCGTCGGTGCCGGTCTGCTCGGCGCGAGCGTCGGGCACGCCCTCCGGGCGAAGGGAATCGACGTCGTCCTCACCGACGCCTCACCGGCGCAGCTGCGTCTCGCGGTCGACTACGGCGCCGGTCGTCTCGCCGCCGATGACGACGCGCCTTCCCTCATCGTCGTGGCCGTGCCGCCGGACGTCACCGCCGACGTGATCGAGGCCGAGCTCGCTCGATACCCCGATGCCGTCGTGACGGACGTCGCGAGCGTGAAGCTCGAGCCGTTCCGCACGCTCCAGGCTCGCGGTGTCGACCTCACCCGTTACATCGGCTCGCATCCGCTCGCCGGTCGCGAGCGCGGCGGAGCGATCTCCGCCCGTGCCGACCTCTTCATCGGACGTCCCTGGGTCGTCTGCCGCGATGAGGACACGAAGGCCGCCGATCTCGCGCTCGTCGAGGCGCTCGCGCTGGACGTCGGCGCGATGCCGCTGGAGATGACACCGGAGGAGCATGACCGCTCGGTCGCGCTGACCTCGCACGTGCCCCAGGTCGTCGCCAGTCTTCTCGCCGCCCGCCTCGCCGGTGCCGAAGAGGGAGCTCTGCGCCTTGCCGGCCAGGGCGTCCGCGACACGACCCGCATCGCGGCATCCGCTCCCGAGCTCTGGGTGCAGATCCTCGGCGCGAACGCCGGACCGGTGGTCGAGATCCTCGATGCGCTGGCCGCCGACCTCGGTGAGATCTCCGATGCCCTGCGTGAGCCCGGTGCGCCGGGTGCGCGCCGCGTCGTCGCGGAGACGATCCGCCAGGGCAACGACGGCGTCGACCGGCTCCCCGGCAAGCACGGCCAGAACCGGCGTTTCGAGTCGCTCATCGTGATGATCGACGACACCCCCGGTCAGCTCGGACGCCTCTTCGGCGAACTCGGGGAGCTCGGTGTCAACGTCGAGGACCTGCGTCTCGAGCACTCGCCGGGCGCACAGTTCGGCCTGGCGGAGATCAGCGTCGAGCCGGCGACCCTGCACGGGGCGATCACGGGACTCGAGGAACGCGGATGGCGGATTGCAGGGAATACGAATGACTGA
- a CDS encoding ScpA family protein yields the protein MAPSPDESSDRADEIADPAEGFRVSLSNFDGPFDLLLNLISKHEMDITEVSLSAVTNEFIAYLSQLDDDEELDQASEFLVVAATLLDMKVAGLLPQGELVDAEAVALLEARDLLFARLLQYRAFKEVSTWFSRCLQREDRRHVRAVRLDEKHRRQTPELVWSLTVDDFAALALLAFAPKEIPHVGLDHLHAPLISIREQAAIVVTLLRGTESVSFRELVAGVTEPGIVVARFISVLELYRHAALSFEQLEPLGELTLRWAADAWSDETLATLGADYDR from the coding sequence GTGGCGCCGTCGCCTGACGAGAGCTCTGACCGGGCGGACGAGATCGCGGATCCCGCCGAGGGATTCCGTGTCTCGCTGTCGAACTTCGACGGCCCCTTCGATCTGCTGCTGAACCTCATCTCCAAGCACGAGATGGACATCACCGAGGTGTCGCTGAGCGCGGTCACCAACGAGTTCATCGCCTACCTGAGCCAGCTCGACGACGACGAGGAGCTCGATCAGGCATCCGAATTCCTGGTGGTCGCCGCCACGCTGCTCGACATGAAGGTCGCCGGCCTCCTGCCGCAGGGCGAACTGGTCGATGCCGAGGCGGTGGCGCTGCTCGAGGCGCGCGACCTGCTGTTCGCCCGCCTGCTGCAGTACCGGGCCTTCAAGGAGGTCTCGACATGGTTCTCCCGCTGCCTGCAGCGCGAGGACCGCCGGCATGTGCGCGCGGTGCGCCTCGACGAGAAGCACCGCCGTCAGACACCCGAGCTCGTGTGGTCGCTCACGGTCGACGACTTCGCCGCCCTCGCGCTCCTGGCCTTCGCGCCGAAGGAGATCCCGCACGTCGGACTCGATCATCTGCACGCGCCGCTGATCAGCATCCGCGAGCAGGCGGCGATCGTCGTGACGCTGCTGCGCGGCACGGAGTCGGTCAGCTTCCGCGAGCTCGTCGCCGGAGTCACCGAGCCGGGCATCGTCGTCGCGCGCTTCATCTCCGTGCTGGAGCTGTACCGCCATGCGGCTCTGTCCTTCGAACAACTGGAACCGCTCGGCGAGCTCACGCTCCGCTGGGCAGCCGACGCCTGGTCGGATGAGACGCTGGCGACCCTGGGAGCCGACTATGACCGATGA
- a CDS encoding pseudouridine synthase: protein MTDITNEGAPEGVRLQKVLAAAGVASRRVVENYITEGRIRVNGVVVEELGRRIDPEHDLVDVDGTAIQLDVSKRYVMLNKPTGVVSSMKDENGRPDLRRFTADYEERLYNVGRLDAETSGLLILTNDGGLAHVLAHPSFGVTKVYIAKVEGTVLPQTISKLTKGIELDDGPIAADKARLLDTSRGSSLVELTLHSGRNRIVRRMLAAVGHPVTELVRRQFGPLHLGTLPAGKTRELSKIELGALLTLSRQDSGVAEAPGEQQENE from the coding sequence ATGACGGACATCACCAACGAAGGCGCGCCGGAGGGGGTGCGCCTGCAGAAGGTGCTCGCCGCGGCCGGAGTGGCCTCGCGCCGCGTCGTCGAGAACTACATCACCGAGGGGCGCATCCGCGTCAACGGTGTGGTCGTCGAAGAGCTCGGCCGGAGGATCGACCCGGAGCACGATCTGGTCGACGTCGACGGCACCGCGATCCAGCTCGACGTCTCCAAGCGGTACGTCATGCTCAACAAGCCGACCGGCGTCGTCAGCAGCATGAAGGACGAGAACGGCCGTCCCGACCTCCGTCGTTTCACCGCCGACTACGAGGAGCGCCTGTACAACGTCGGCCGGCTCGACGCCGAGACGAGCGGTCTGCTCATTCTCACCAACGACGGCGGGCTGGCGCATGTGCTGGCCCACCCGTCGTTCGGCGTGACGAAGGTGTACATCGCCAAGGTCGAGGGGACGGTCCTGCCGCAGACGATCTCGAAGCTCACGAAGGGGATCGAGCTCGACGACGGTCCTATCGCGGCCGACAAGGCGCGCCTGCTCGACACGTCGCGCGGTTCGAGCCTGGTCGAGCTCACCCTCCACTCCGGTCGCAACCGCATCGTGCGTCGGATGCTGGCCGCGGTCGGTCACCCGGTCACCGAACTCGTCCGCCGCCAGTTCGGGCCGCTCCACCTGGGAACCCTCCCGGCGGGGAAGACGCGGGAACTGAGTAAAATCGAACTCGGCGCGCTTCTGACCTTGTCGCGCCAGGATTCCGGTGTCGCCGAGGCGCCAGGCGAGCAGCAGGAGAACGAGTGA